The Triticum aestivum cultivar Chinese Spring chromosome 6D, IWGSC CS RefSeq v2.1, whole genome shotgun sequence genomic sequence TTACATCTCAATTAAATGCATGAAGGTTGCCATTGCTATTAATTTGTATTCCTCATTCCCTTCTGATTATGTTGTTTAGGTGGTAAGAACGAGCGCAGTAGATGTTTCTCTTTCATATGTTGTAGCTATTGTGCTCAGATCTAATTTTGTTGATTTCTTGTCATACTGAAAAAAATTGTGTCTGATaagttttatttgtttttattttttatatggatGACAAAAGCAGGCACAGTTGACACCAATCCAATCGTGTTGCAAATTCCCTTGGCCAGGGCGTCAGTCGAGGGCACACACACTCCGCAAGTGCCACTCTGAACTGAATTTCCTCTGCTGAACCGCAAGCAGTGACAGCGCTGGCGACTGAGGGGAGGAGGGGCTGCTGACAGCGGGATCGAGCGATGGCAGGTGAGCCCGCGCCTGCCGCGCCCAATGGTGTCCTTCCACGGGTCTCCCCACCTAACCGGAGGAGCCGTCTGCCCTTGCAGCTgtccggcggcaggcggcggcgaagCGGGGCGGAGGTGGCGCGGCCGGAAAGAGCGCATGGCTGGCGGCTGACGGGAGCAAGAGGTGGGGGGAGAAGTTCTTCCTGCTATACACGCCCTTCTGGCTCACGCTCTGCCTCGGTGTCGTCGTCCCCTTCAAGCTCTACGAGGTATTAGTACTAGCCGCCGTCACCTGTTGGTGGATCTATCTCATCTTGGGAGCATTTTGGTGGATCCTAAAAGGAATATGGGATCCTAAGAGAAAGATTTGATCTTGGTAATTTGTTTTGTGCCGATTGGATTTACATTTTTCTTCCTCTTAATCATTCTTGTATTTTTTGTTACGATGTGCAGAGTTTTACGGAGCTGGAATATTTGGTTCTTGGATTGGTGTCAACCGTGCCTGCTTTTGTCATCCCTCTGCTCTTCGTAGGAAAGGTAATTTGGCACGCTCTTCCTACTCTCTCGTCAGATCAAGTTCGGAAGATCTGTTCAATGTGATATTCAGTCTTCAGAGGGTGCTCAATGGTCATGACCACTCTTCGTAGCAAAAAAGGGCAGTATTTGCACAGCAGTATTACTGTTTCACCAAATTCAGGTGTCTGCCGTTAAGTGAGAATCGAGAAACATTATATGCATAAACATAGACATTAACATTTCGTTGCAATTAAGATGACAACCAGAGTTGAGAAATCATTTGATGTTGAGAATCTACTAGCATTTTGGTGTTTTGGATCAGCGGGCAATTCATGTTTCCAACCACAGCAGCAGTTTCTCTGGCCTACACAAAGGAATCCATCAGTGCTGCAGTAAACGAAAAATTAAAAACGAGAGTAAGGGCAGGTATGCAAATATTAAATTCTGAGCGAACACATGACAAAAACTATAAAAGTGGGGAAAGAAATGGAAGAGCAGGGATGGGAGGAGAGGGTTGCCTCAGCAAGTCAGCTTCTCCATAAGGATGGGCTCCTCTCTCTTGCAGCTCTCTTATTTGAGCTTCAGTTTTGCATTTCATCTTTTCCCTTTTGATTTGTCTTCCTATTTTCGATCCTAAACTATATCTTCTTTTATTTGGTCCATAAAGGATAAAATTTGTGTTACTCTTGTATACTGGTGTCATATATTTGAAAGTTAACTTCATTTTTTTTTCCATTTCAGGCAGATAGTATTAGAAGTTTAAAAGATCGTTACTGGGTCAAGGTATGTATTTTCAGTGTGGATTTTTGTAAGCCAATTTGAGTTCCAGAAATGGACAGTCCTGGAAAATCCCACAGTTGTATGTAGTATGATTCTGATATATGGATTTGATTCAGGATTATATTTTTCACTACAATTATACCTTACTCAGATCTAACTTGGACCCACAGAAGTTTAGAAGTGGTtttataacagttgatttatcaaaTGTTTACCATATTTTTGTCAAGTGACACTCATGAAAGCTTTTGTACGCACATGAAAGCTTTTGTAATATAAACTCAGCAAATTACCCTGTCTGAACAAACACTAGTGATATATATTCTTCAGTTACGACAgtacttgctttgttgctaaactACTAATACAGGTATAATGAGTAGTACTTCTCATTGTCTATGGGCTTAGTTTTATTTGGTAATGCATTTTCTCATATTATCTCTTTGGAACTGTTTGCTAAATCCACGATACATCTTTCAATTGCAGGCTAATGTTTGGATTATAATTTTCAGTTATGTCGGCAACTACTTTTGGACACATTACTTCTTTACAGTTCTTGGCGCATCCTATACTTTTCCTTCATGGAGGATGAATAATGTAAGATCTTCACACAGGGATGGATGGGTGGAGAAATTTCACCGAGTGCTACACATGTCCTTTTACTTACTAAACTTATAAAATCATTTTGTGGAATACTAAACTTATAAAGTCAATCAATGGCTCAATGCTAAGGAAACTAGGAAATTGTCTCATTTCATTGCTTTGTTCCCACTTCATATATTCCCTTCCATCAATTCTCTTCTGCAAATTAGGGGTTAATAGCAGGGTTGATGTTTGTGCATATTAGTTGAGTACCATACGCTGACGGTATCATTCATCAATTCAGattatatatttattttttaaTGTCAATTTAAAACTTTGTTTGGTTGCTACATAGTTTCCGTCACGTTATGTACATTATTGACACAAACTAGATACATATCTGTTGCAACTCTTCTTGCATTGTTTGTAGTTCATCTGTGGGATAGTAACTAGTTATTCAAATGTGCTACACTAATTCTACTTATTTGTTTGCAATGCTTAATGATTTTCTTTCTAAATGTTTCAGGTACCCCATACAACATTTCTCCTAACTCATGCCTGCTTCTTGTTTTATCACATGGCATCGAATATGACACTTCGTAGATTACGTCATTCTACAGCTCACCTGCCACAGTCTATTCGGTGGTTGTTTGAAGCGGCATGGATTTTAGCACTCTCATACTTCATTGCATACTTGGAGACCCTAGCCATTGCAAATGTATGTTCCCGCATATATTTCTTCATGCATAGGGTGCTATGAATACTATGAGATTTTTTCTCCCCAATCTATTAATATTTAACTTTCATCTGCTTGCTTACAGTGGCAATCATCAATATTTTGTGCCTTAATTCTAGAGTACAAACTATTTTGATTGAATCCAATCTGTTATTACTTTTTGTATGTGTATCTCATGTGGCTCAATTGCACAGAACCCATCTATTCTAACGATGTATCCTGCTGGACTAGGTAGATACCAGAGAACATGCAGCCAATGCCTGTTTTGAATCTCTAGTTATGGGCAATTGTGGATAAAAACTTCTAGACAATCCTTGATATCTCTTAATCTTTTTGCTAACTACTACTCCgtccgatccataataagtgtcgcagttttgaactaaggttgaccttagttcaaaactgtgagacttattttggatcggagggagtaggtTATATCAAATTTGTATTGTCCATTAACATATAAATCAGTAGTAGCTTGTACAATGCTTTCGACACACGTTCTACTGTTCACTGCGCGGGCATTGTGAGCCTGCGATCAATTCTCTGGTGCACTCGGAAGAATAAAATAACAATTAGGTAAATATAATCAAATACTTATACTTACATACAAAACAGATGTCATATGTAAATAATTTTTAAAACAGCGCCTGGTTATTGTCACTTGGTTGCTTGACTTGGTGAAATCCTTAGTTCCTAatgtaaattgtatcatctactccGTATTTGACTAAGATTCACTTACCTTTATGTCTCACGAATTTAACGCTGTAGTGTTTACATTTTTGGTGTAAGCAGAGGTTTTTGTGTCAGTCTTGTTTATTTTCCATGCATCAGAATTTCGTAAGGtacttggcaaaaataaaaaagcaaaacaTTCTACCCCCATGCTGCAACTATTTTGTGGCATCACATAACACTGTATTATGAAGTTATGTTATACACAGTCACAGTATGTCATTATATGTGATGTACATGCAATTGATGTTGTTTTCACTTTTCAGTGATGCTATCCAGAAAGCTAAATGTTTCTTTGCTTATACTGAGATATTTCCGCTTCTGCATCCTTTTTTTTATTTGTGAATGAAGTCTTCCCTTTCTGCTCCCCAAGACACTACATTCCTGATGTTGAAATTGACCTTGCAGTTTCCGTATTACGAATTCGTCGATCGGGACATAATGTACAAAGTTGGATCATTGTTTTATGCAATATACTTCCTCATCAGCTTTCCGATGTTCTCAAGGTAAAATTTATCTGAATTTAGACGTGTACAACTGGTTTCATTGATAATGTCATTTTTGCTCTATTTCATATTGTTGATCTATCAGCTATGCATAGGGAGAATATTCTCCTTTGCTCCTCTATCTGCTATGACTTTATCTATCAAGCTCATTGTTAAACAGCAATATCTGGTTCTGAACTCGGTCAATGCCTGCGAAAACATTTACTTTTCTTGAGCTGGCTATCTTAAACATCACTAGCTTGAATACCCAAAATAATAAGTATACTTCTTAATTCCAACAACTTACTTTCGCTCACATCATCGCAGCTGGGTGGATAGGCCTCTCACTGTTTTCTCTTTACCTAGTTGTCAATCTCATAATCCATGTTCAACTCTGTGCAACTCTTATTTGGCATTCAGGATCGACGAAAAAGCAGAGAAGTGGGCCCTTTCCAGGGTAGCCGTCGACGCTCTGGGCGCAGCAATGCTCGTCACGATAATACTTGATTTATGGCGCATATTTCTGGGGCCAATCGTGCCCATCCCCGAATCAAGACGGTGTGGCCAGCCGGGGCTAGCATGGTTCCATGCGCAGAATGAAAGCGTCTAGTCCGGGAACGATGTGGATTCTTCTGTTCCCACGTGTACCGTTGGCTCTCCGCCAGTGCCAGCGTTCTTCAAGAATCAAGACTGTTCGCCTCTCCATTGGAGGGATGAAAATTGCACCGTCAAGGCGTGGTTCTTGCTGATTAATGGATCGATTTCTTGTCTGCATGTTGTATTTGCTTCGTGCGAATAGCGAACTGGTAATTTGTAAGTTCAGCCTGATCTCAGAAACCATCTTGAGTAAGGTGGAGGCAATGAAGATTTGATGTCAACCAGAAAGGGATTTTTTTTTGTTTGTTGAGAAAACCAGAAAATGGATCTTGACGCACCACGGTCTGAGTGCGGCTCGACAGTACCCTTCGGGGTGTTTGGGGCATCATTTGTTCCGTGTGTGTCCGTTTGGGTTGAAATGAACAAAAACGACGAATCATGTCCACTACTTGGTGTTTGTCTGGACGTATTTTTGACCCAAATTTGGACAGGTTTGCGTCCACACGGATACGAGCGGACGCGTCGCGTGTCCTCTCGGTGTCCAGGTCTGCATGTCAGCCACACTTCTTGAGTGCGTCCTTTTGAATGACAAGTGTGGTGGGGGGCAGGCCTCATTCACTTCTCACCAAAAGTTCACATCTAGAGCGGGTGGTGGGAGGCCGGCCTCATTCACTTCTCGCCATAAGTCCACATCTAGAGCTTGCTCCCCAAACGCCAGCCGCGGTCATCATGGGCTTCTTCGGCCACAGCAAGCGTGGCAAGCATGACCACAAGGCTGGCTCATCGCGCTTATCTACACCCGATGAACAGTTAATTCATAAAAAAatagtaattttttttaaaaaagctGATTTTTATTGGCATCAAAGATGATTGAGTGCGCAAGGAGCGTGCAGATTTTTGTGATGTTTGGACATTTGGGGAGCTCCAGGCGAAAAATACAAACTGAGTGGTGTACTTTTTCAAAGTTTCTTTCATagccattttttctttttttttgccgtGACCTCCAGGAATGTCTGAATGTCAAGAATTTCTGGACACATCACGCATACAAGCATCTTGGATGCCAAAACaaaatgattgtttagttttttgGTATTGTAAATTATTTTACTGTTCACGCGCCGGGTGCAGATGCACTTGGGCACCAAATGGCTGCCTCCGCTATGTATGGCTCATTGTAGGAGTCATCCCATTCACCGCTCACTGCATCCATTGACGGACAAACGTTGGTCTATAGAATTTGGCtatcttctgttttttcttcttcttgtttcttTCATTCTTTTTGCTGCGTGGAGGTGATCATTTCTTGGAAAAAATTATAAATTAAAAAGCGCCATGTAATTGCGTAAAGGATTCACGTATTTACaaaatgttcatgtaattttaAAAAGCGTTCAGGTATATATTTATATAATATTTGTTTAAATAAATAAACACGTATAAAAAAAGTGTCGTTTAATTTTGAAAATTAGTTATGCCTTTTAAAAGAAGTTTCATGTAAATTTTAAAAATTCATTTATTTTACTAGAATTATGTGTAATTTTGAAAAATTCATGTAATTTGGAGAGGATTGTGTTATTTTAAAAAGTATTAATTCTttttacaaaaataaaataaaaggtgtTCATGTACTTTTCAAATGTTTGGATATTTCTTAAAATGTTGGTGTATTTAAAATATGAAAAGGAAAAACATTAAAAAGATATAAAACTaaaaaacgaaaagaaaaaatCTGGAAGAAAATCCGGAAAACACCAAAAAGAACGTAGCATATAAACGTTCTAAACGGGAAAAAACCGGAACGAAAGATCTTGTGCGTTATGGCCATGAACAAGCGAACGTATGGAAACCGTATGGGCCCTCCTTGCCGCTTCATAGGCTCTTCCATGTCcacacctcaaaaaaaaaaaaggctCTTCCATGTCCTTTGCGACTGTCCAACGCCCAATGCGAACCCCTTTCGGCCGCTCAAAAGAAAAAACGAGAACCgttctcaaaaaaagaaaagagaacccCTTTCCATTTTCTTCACCATTTCACGACGTTTTTTTGGCATGTCATGTCCTacataaataaaaaaaggggaaaaaaAAAACGGAGACATGACGCTCCTCCGTTGAGAAGCTTTGCTGGCCGACGCCACGTGCATCCGTTCCACGTGATGAACAAACATGCATGCTACAACGGCTGAACGGCCGGTATCGATGCATTCAGTAACAAATCATCGTGAACCATGGACCGCTGCTGTTAACTTGGAGAAGATGACCCCAAATATGGCGCCAGCGCTATTTTATTCTCTTGCTTCAAAAGGACCCGAGCGACATGCCGGTACATCATGTTTGAGCATGGCACCCTGTGACGACGAGTAAACACCACGCGGGACGACGGGACCACCCAACGATTCCCGCGAAATTACGCACCACGTCCTGATACTCCTTCCGGTACGCCATGCGTTTCGTAGAGGAATCAGGACCAGGACCAGCAGCGGCAACAGTTCCAGAAGGAGGACCGCGCGCCGGCCGGACCACGGTACAATGCCATGCCACATGCCAGGGTGGGTTGGCGCGCCGGACCTTGTACGCTCCGCCTGCGCGCGCGTACGTCCAACCCAACCTAACCCGAGCCGTCATGAGTCCAAGCCCGGGAGGCAAAGCAGCAATGATCaacattcaaaaaaaaaaaaagcagcAATGACGCTGCCGGCCGCGGCCTGTCTCAGGCTGGCGCGGGCAAAGCCAAAGCGGCAGCCTGAGCGCCACCCCACGCATGCCACCGCGGCTCGCACGTGCCGATGCCGTCTTTCGCTTTCAGCGGCGGCAGGGCTACCACGAGGCCGCCCTGACAGGCGGGTTCTGGCGGACGCTCTGGGGAGGGCCCTCTTGGCATTGAACGTAACGTGTCGGTGGACGGTTGGCGGGAGGAGCGTGATAACTGAGGAATGgggctgggctgctgctgctgaCTGCTACCAACCGTGCGTTTGGCTTTGGCGCCACTGGCACCGGAATACTAGTTGCGTTGCGTTGCGTTGCATGGATGGATGGATTATACTTATACGTGAGCTGCCACCCACCGCATTGTTCCCCCACCCTTTCCGCATGACAAGCTGCCGccggatttttttcttttttttttgcgactgTGCCGCCGGATTTTTGTAATGCCAATGGAGCAAGGATCCAACCCAACCGTTGAGTGCGCCTGATCATTTTACCCAGCGCGGCACAAAACACGTGGGGCCTCCACACTTAGTAATAGCAGTACTACTACACTACTAGTGTGGTTTGGCATGAGCTCACGAAACGAAAGCCGGATGATTGTCGGCAGGACAAGGGAGGGAAACGCAATTCAATCTCTTATCTTACTTTAAACGGAAGGTGTTGCGACATACTAAATCGCGGTTACCTGTGAGTCATGGGGCGCTTCGGTCGAGGATGCTTCTACGACCCTTCTCCCATGTGTATCCCACGACGACTTGCTAGAAACGACATGCCATTCTCTTTACGAAGTGGACGATGTCGGTGTCACTAGCAATTAACATTAACAAAAGCGATGACATGCACATGCACCTCTTCCTCTTGGGTAATGCTTGTCACAAACCCTAGACTTAGGATCGAGCGGACTGTGCACAAGTCGCCTGAAAAACGACTCGGTGTAAGTTGATTATGCGAGTATTTTTTAAAAAATGTGATAGCTATTGCTTAACTTGGAGGACCAGCAGTGCTATTTCCTCGATTTAAAGTATCTGACCTCCCTGCCTCTGCCCATGTGGAGTGCACGCGTGGAGCCAGTCGCCCGCGACCATGCTGGTGCCGCGGCCCGCACTGGCGCTTTCACGTCACACGGAAGAATCCGGTGCCTCTAGACGGTCTGACCCAGCCAGCCATCACGCTTCTCCCGGCCGTCTAGTCATCTCTCATCCTTTCAAAACAAGACTCGTGAGTACAACTGAAACTGTTAACTTCTGCATGACGGCAGGATCAAAATTGACCAGGACATCTCTGTGCACGTAACCCCTCCATGATCTCAGGTCGCCGCCCAATGAACGATCGAGTGCTTGTTCTAGTTAAccagatga encodes the following:
- the LOC123145824 gene encoding cycloeucalenol cycloisomerase; amino-acid sequence: MAAVRRQAAAKRGGGGAAGKSAWLAADGSKRWGEKFFLLYTPFWLTLCLGVVVPFKLYESFTELEYLVLGLVSTVPAFVIPLLFVGKADSIRSLKDRYWVKANVWIIIFSYVGNYFWTHYFFTVLGASYTFPSWRMNNVPHTTFLLTHACFLFYHMASNMTLRRLRHSTAHLPQSIRWLFEAAWILALSYFIAYLETLAIANFPYYEFVDRDIMYKVGSLFYAIYFLISFPMFSRIDEKAEKWALSRVAVDALGAAMLVTIILDLWRIFLGPIVPIPESRRCGQPGLAWFHAQNESV